The nucleotide window TGATATTCCTCTTCTCGACGCTCAATACGATCAAGAGTCCCTTCTGTCTCTAGTGCACGCTGTCGTATCCGTTGAAACCCGATTTCCACAGGAACATCCAGAAAGAAAGTAAGATCAGGCTCTAAACCACCTGTAGCAAAACGATTAATTTGAATTACTGGATCCAAAGGATAATTCATCCCATATCCTTGGTAAGCAATACTAGCATCGGTGAAACGATCACATACCACCCATGCTCCTCGCTCCAATGCTGGTATTATTTTTTCACGAACATGCTGTGCCCTAGATGCCGCATAAAGTAAGATTTCGGTCTCATGGACCATTTCCTGATTGGCAGGTGAGAGAATGATGGTGCGAATTTGGTCACTGATTGTTGTACCACCAGGTTCTCTCGTTCTTACCACTTCAATGCCGTGCTCCTTTAGATAAGCAGTCACAGCCTTAACCTGCGTGGTTTTTCCTGATCCATCTGGACCTTCTAAGGTGATAAACATCCCTTTCATATTCAAACCCCCAACAGAACGGTATATGTGATATGGAAATTAGTCCAATTCGATGCATA belongs to Rubeoparvulum massiliense and includes:
- the tmk gene encoding dTMP kinase gives rise to the protein MKGMFITLEGPDGSGKTTQVKAVTAYLKEHGIEVVRTREPGGTTISDQIRTIILSPANQEMVHETEILLYAASRAQHVREKIIPALERGAWVVCDRFTDASIAYQGYGMNYPLDPVIQINRFATGGLEPDLTFFLDVPVEIGFQRIRQRALETEGTLDRIERREEEYHQRVYAGFKEWLRTKDRVVTIDATQNQEEVTRVIEYHLDTMIKSH